The Candidatus Margulisiibacteriota bacterium region GTCCGGCCCGTTTCTATCTCAAGCGAGGTGGCGGTCATTTTTATAGGCTCAGGAAATGAGAGCGGTTCATTGTTCAGGTTGACCCCGATACCGGCAATTATGAATTTTTTTCTTGCCTCGGCCAGACAGCCAGCGACCTTTTTGCCGTTAAGAAGGACATCATTGGGCCATTTGATAGATCCGGCGCCTGCTCTTTGTTTCACGCACCTTAGAGTGGATAGAGCAAGAGCCAGCGGAACTAATCCCTGAGGGTAGGTTTGGGGAGCGGACATAATGAAAGAAAGGTATAAGCCTGCATTTTCAGGTGAGACCCAGGCTCTGCCCCTCCTTCCTCTGCCTCCCGTCTGGGACAGGGCGATCACTGCGGTCCCTTCCCTTTCGCCCTTTTCTATGAGTTCAAGGCAGACATCGTTGGTGGAGGAAACCCTGTCATATTTCAGGATCTTTTCTATCCTGAAGCCTGTATCCTGCATCCGCTAAAAACTGCTTGAGAGCCCGAACATCAGAAGATCGGTGTTCGGAGTTGCTGAATTGGGGTCCATATCAAGCCTGTAGGAAATAGTTGCAACGGAGCCTTCTGGATCTCCCATATTTAGGCCTGCCTCATAGGTCATTCTTGAGTTAAGATGTCCCGGCCCGTACATGTAATCTGAGGACAGGTCTATATTCCCCTTAAATCCCAGAGAAAGCGAGTCCGCTAGTCTTTGCGTTATCTTTGCCTGGATGGCCCTTGCCCCGTTCACCCTGGGCCTGTCAAACGGATCGTAACCTATGAGCGACCACTGGTCCAATTGCTGCGGCTCGGTAAGATACCTTCCTCCAACAAGGAACAGCTGTATGTCTGCCGTGGTCCCGGAATTGAAATGGTCCAGCAGCGCAAGCCCGGCCTTCAGCATGAGGTTTGAATGCGTAAATGACCTAAACGCCCCTCCCGCCACAGTCGCAGAGAATTTTACTTTTTCGGACGGATCGGAGGCAAGTTCTATTTTTGGCATAAAAGAAGCCAGCTGTCCGGCTGTATTGTCTTTCACAAAGTAATCGCCTGACAGTGTAACTCTTGTCCTGTTAATGACAGGAAGTTTTGTGTCCCATGCAAGCGAGCCCGTGTACTGTCCCGCTCCCACCTGTCCCGGGGTGACCGCGTCGTTGGTGCTGACATTGTGCGCGGTGTAGGAAAAGCCAAGATCCGAACCATAAACTTTGGCAGAAACTCCCAGGCTGTTATAGGGCCTCACATAGGTTATCCCGTATTCCGAAGGCATTACCGGGCTGTTGTAAAGATGCTGCTGCGGACCGGGGCCGCTGGTGGCCTTGAACACCATCGGGATGGGAGCGTCCATCTTAAGTACGCCTTCGATATCAAAAAGTTTAGTGGCGATATCCTGGTAGCCTCCGTAGTAGCCGGCGTCCATGGTGTCCAGGTTTATCTTAAGAGAGCTGTCGGGCCTCGGAGAGGACTCAAGAGCAGTTTTTACCCTGTAATTTATGACCGGTCCGTGCGGAGCCCCCGTGTTATTGTTGGCAAGCACATTGCCGATGAACATCTTTGTTTCATAATAGCCGGACAATCTGTAAGGATTGCGCTCCTCCATCTCGGCCTTCAGTTCTTTGAGTTCGGACCTCAGTTCCGCCGAAAGCTTTTCCATCCCCGCGGCGCCGGTGCTGTCGGCAAGCTTGGAAAGGAACAGGGCGGTCTCGAACCTGGTGATGTTCTTGTTGCCTCTAAAGGTCCCGTCGGGATAACCCTGGGTCACTCCCATCTTTACCAGACGATAGACCGCTTTTGCGGCCCAGTGGGTGTCAGGCACATCCCTGAAACGGAACTCTTCTATCGAAGGTTTTTCCGCTTTTTTTCCTTTAATGCTCTTTGCCGCCGCAGAAACGGGGCAGGACATCAGACACAGCGCAAGAATTAATACCAACGCTCTCTTCATTATTGGACCTCCCGCTCTTTAGAATATCATTTCCCGAATTGGATGTAAATGTTCACCGGAGAAAGCTCAGGATCGTTTTGGCTATCTTAAAGCCTGCTTTGGGGTCGCTGGCG contains the following coding sequences:
- a CDS encoding biotin--[acetyl-CoA-carboxylase] ligase, which encodes MQDTGFRIEKILKYDRVSSTNDVCLELIEKGEREGTAVIALSQTGGRGRRGRAWVSPENAGLYLSFIMSAPQTYPQGLVPLALALSTLRCVKQRAGAGSIKWPNDVLLNGKKVAGCLAEARKKFIIAGIGVNLNNEPLSFPEPIKMTATSLEIETGRTQDREMFAVLLLSELGSVFSGLEKTGSADLLKELKTSCSTLGTSRQYLGKDGPATGTARDIDSSGGLIIERSDGKIEVIYSGE
- a CDS encoding S-layer homology domain-containing protein, translated to MKRALVLILALCLMSCPVSAAAKSIKGKKAEKPSIEEFRFRDVPDTHWAAKAVYRLVKMGVTQGYPDGTFRGNKNITRFETALFLSKLADSTGAAGMEKLSAELRSELKELKAEMEERNPYRLSGYYETKMFIGNVLANNNTGAPHGPVINYRVKTALESSPRPDSSLKINLDTMDAGYYGGYQDIATKLFDIEGVLKMDAPIPMVFKATSGPGPQQHLYNSPVMPSEYGITYVRPYNSLGVSAKVYGSDLGFSYTAHNVSTNDAVTPGQVGAGQYTGSLAWDTKLPVINRTRVTLSGDYFVKDNTAGQLASFMPKIELASDPSEKVKFSATVAGGAFRSFTHSNLMLKAGLALLDHFNSGTTADIQLFLVGGRYLTEPQQLDQWSLIGYDPFDRPRVNGARAIQAKITQRLADSLSLGFKGNIDLSSDYMYGPGHLNSRMTYEAGLNMGDPEGSVATISYRLDMDPNSATPNTDLLMFGLSSSF